Proteins from one Camelina sativa cultivar DH55 chromosome 8, Cs, whole genome shotgun sequence genomic window:
- the LOC104709202 gene encoding probable disease resistance protein RPP1: MSILKESRTDYSFVHPFIPPSSLSSSTRQYSYDVFPSFSGQDVRRSFLSHFLEELKNNGISTFIDDGIMKSESINSELVKAIRESRIAVVILSKNYASSCWCLNELQLIMECRFTLGQTVMTIIYDVDPSDVRNQTGDFGKAFEETCGGKTEEEKQRWRKALIEVAVIAGEHSVSWAREAAMISKIVMDVSNELPSSDFDRLVGIDTHVEHMKSMICLESDELKFYKENLEETHKLLTLDHIGLQNHLENEIFSGVLDHREMKIPDLQEAQFRLKNQRVLLILDDVCSWELQALENLIQDLRFGSKVIVTNVNLNTFRRNGINQIYKVALPSSEEAQQIFSYSAFGQSSPPRGYMEHATEVAKLVAPFHLVSRS; the protein is encoded by the exons ATGTCAATCTTGAAAGAATCAAGAACTGATTACAGTTTTGTTCATCCTTTCATTCCTCCTTCTTCACTATCATCATCAACACGTCAATACAGTTACGACGTCTTCCCAAGCTTTTCCGGACAAGACGTCCGAAGAAGCTTTCTCAGCCACTTTCTTGAAGAGTTGAAAAACAATGGAATAAGCACGTTCATAGACGATGGGATCATGAAGAGCGAGTCTATAAACTCTGAGCTCGTAAAAGCCATTAGGGAATCAAGGATCGCAGTCGTAATCCTCTCTAAGAATTATGCCTCTTCATGCTGGTGTCTAAACGAGCTGCAACTAATCATGGAGTGCAGGTTTACTTTAGGACAAACTGTTATGACAATAATCTACGATGTGGATCCATCTGATGTCAGGAACCAGACAGGAGATTTCGGTAAGGCCTTTGAGGAAACTTGTGGTGGGAAGACAGAGGAAGAAAAGCAGAGATGGAGAAAAGCTTTGATTGAAGTTGCGGTTATTGCTGGAGAACATTCTGTTTCATG GGCTCGTGAAGCGGCGATGATATCGAAAATTGTCATGGATGTTTCAAATGAGTTACCTTCTTCAGACTTTGATCGATTAGTTGGAATTGATACTCATGTAGAACATATGAAATCGATGATATGCTTAGAATCAGATGAG CTCAAGTTTTATAAGGAGAATCTTGAGGAAACGCATAAGCTGCTCACTCTTGACCACATTGGCTTGCAAAATCATTTGGAAAACGAGATATTCTCTGGAGTGTTAGATCATCGGGAAATGAAGATACCTGACTTACAAGAGGCGCAGTTTAGGTTAAAGAACCAGAGAGTTCTTCTCATTCTTGATGATGTATGTTCATGGGAGTTACAAGCTTTAGAAAATCTAATTCAGGATCTTAGATTCGGAAGTAAGGTTATTGTGACGAATGTAAACCTAAATACATTTAGGAGGAACGGGATCAATCAAATTTACAAAGTTGCTTTACCATCAAGCGAAGAGGCTCAACAAATATTCTCATACTCTGCGTTTGGGCAGAGCTCTCCACCAAGAGGTTACATGGAGCATGCCACTGAAGTAGCGAAGCTTGTTGCTCCTTTCCACTTGGTCTCAAGGTCTTAG
- the LOC104709203 gene encoding uncharacterized protein LOC104709203 has product LYGRLSYSPYLPPPMSLCRICYKTVDIKYGQYSCKDEDCSYVVHTKCATHVMTFDGKELEWEPEETGEIEDISPFKKVGDGLIEHFSHGHYLKLEKYDSVRDARKQCEACVLPIHLHDFYNCMQCDFFLHVVCASLPKKVDHALHNHSIILDPSPLPNDGELQCSASSRLSTGFKYKCDKKDCQINWFKIDVCCFLIPEYSTNKLHEHPLFIAPFNYDYEPFRCNGCKRGLTKNRLQCSTLCEFTICYECATIPNELHYKYDKHPLTLCYGEDTEDKYWCEECEKEVKPAEWFYTCNKCCITIHLHCLFGWYVYMKPGSTFKYNYRDMAEILGNKSSTRPICSGCEDRCRGSTYFKVDVRTLCSWCLLKGR; this is encoded by the coding sequence TTATATGGTCGGCTCTCTTATTCTCCTTACCTTCCACCCCCAATGTCATTATGTCGGATCTGCTACAAGACCGTCGACATTAAATACGGTCAGTATTCTTGTAAAGACGAGGATTGCTCTTACGTAGTCCATACGAAATGTGCAACACATGTGATGACATTTGACGGGAAAGAACTCGAATGGGAACCGGAAGAAACTGGTGAAATTGAAGATATTTCACCATTCAAGAAGGTAGGTGATGGTTTGATAGAACATTTTAGTCATGGACATTATCTAAAGCTCGAGAAGTATGATAGTGTACGAGACGCAAGGAAGCAGTGTGAGGCGTGTGTCCTTCCTATCCACTTGCATGATTTCTACAACTGTATGCAATGTGACTTTTTTCTCCACGTAGTGTGTGCTTCTCTACCTAAGAAAGTGGATCATGCATTGCATAATCATTCTATCATCCTCGACCCGTCTCCTCTACCCAATGATGGTGAACTGCAGTGCTCAGCTAGTTCTCGACTGTCCACTGGTTTCAAGTATAAGTGCGATAAAAAGGATTGCCAAATTAACTGGTTTAAGATAGATGTTTGCTGCTTTTTGATTCCTGAGTATAGCACCAACAAACTCCATGAACATCCTCTATTCATCGCTCCATTCAATTACGACTATGAGCCTTTTCGTTGCAATGGTTGTAAGAGAGGTCTTACCAAGAATCGTCTACAATGTAGTACTCTATGCGAGTTTACCATTTGTTATGAATGCGCTACGATTCCAAATGAGTTACACTACAAATATGATAAACATCCTCTCACTCTTTGTTATGGAGAAGACACGGAAGACAAGTATTGGTGTGAAGAATGCGAAAAGGAAGTGAAGCCGGCAGAATGGTTCTACACGTGCAACAAATGTTGCATCACTATTCATCTGCATTGCTTATTCGGATGGTATGTTTATATGAAGCCTGGCTCTACTTTTAAATATAACTATCGTGACATGGCGGAAATTCTTGGCAACAAGAGTAGCACTCGACCGATTTGCAGTGGGTGTGAGGATCGCTGTCGGGGTTCCACTTACTTCAAAGTCGACGTGAGGACTCTTTGTTCTTGGTGTCTTTTAAAAGGTCGATAG
- the LOC104706096 gene encoding putative disease resistance protein At4g11170 isoform X2, with product MFASSSTSLLSPSQQRYDVFPSFSGQDVRRNFLSHLLAEFNRKGINTFVDYQIRRTESIGPELVQAIRASRIGIVILTKNYTSSRWCLDELLEIMECRTTTGLKVMPIFYEMNPSDVRRQRGDFGEAFERTCVGKTEEQKQKWRQALTDVANISGQHSHNWDSEAAMMLKIATDVTNMLNSTPSRDFDHLVGMEPHIAKMNSLLRMESNEVRVVGIWGPAGIGKSTIARALYDLVSSDFQLSVFMENVKGNYSSKLQLQKYFLSEILNLKDMRINHLGVAKERLNSWKVFIVLDDVDKLEQLEAVANELVWFGAGSRIIMTTENKDLFKRHDIKHIYEVSFPSGNEALKIFSRSAFKHDTPPEGFMELAVGVTQLTNHLPLGLCVLGSSLRGKSEVEWAHELCRLKSSLHCDIDKILRIGYDSLGDTSICKTIFLHIACLFNGEEEDRVIQLLENSIMDVKYGLGVLVERALVSISSGKHIMMHHLLQQMGRGIAREKNADEPGKRQFLIDSEEIRDVLSDGTGTGSVLGISLNMSENRELFLEEKAFRGMDNLQFIRFYKQWWSDKATLHLHEDLDCLPLPRKLKLLHWESCPMKILSFPLRPECLIEIKMKESKLKKLWEGVPMLRSLKKMELSGSTSLEELPNLSEAVNLEHLDMRDCHSLLKLPPSIWTLTMLDFLDLQACRNLEPLPSNYALESLSYLNVSYCPKLKSFPEISSDIEHLNVSFTMIPQVSPSLNLWDFLHTLDLTGCENVTEFPLVPHTVSELHLDSTGIREIPLWISDLYRLTQLTMSYCMKLRKISPRICELRMLQLLQFTGCINVKYFPAEIFQSFYLWHEFNLTLDYIDKNSLPTFTSEETHDFPLHLSLFGNGFESITHHVVRQVHYLDLTNCIDLRWLPELPGSLSELHADNCVSLESLSPPYGSSHDPKLILKFINCWNLDQQARKLIIEKWACGYAVLPRSNLPDYFPHQARRSFLTVHLNRRKSYGSLRFKACVVLHRRDEVDAVPYSNFQISCFIRGRRSITVYKWPEIYAHCQLRGNHMFILNSYFTLEEDNIPERKLRFEFKCLEKKNYPETRTPNILGCGVKLLKPCSCEYDSKAHPELSSLPLEDDEGNNNNVGESSRSKKREWSSVAEGPERTSKNLRI from the exons ATGTTTGCTTCTTCGTCTACTTCTTTATTGTCCCCTAGTCAACAGAGATACGATGTCTTTCCAAGCTTCAGTGGTCAAGATGTCCGTCGAAACTTTCTCAGCCACTTGCTCGCTGAATTTAATCGCAAAGGAATCAACACGTTTGTAGATTATCAAATCAGGAGGACCGAGTCCATCGGCCCTGAGCTTGTACAAGCTATAAGAGCATCGAGGATTGGCATCGTCATCCTCACGAAGAACTACACTTCTTCACGTTGGTGTTTAGACGAGTTGTTGGAGATTATGGAATGCAGAACTACTACAGGTCTAAAGGTGATGCCAATTTTCTACGAAATGAATCCATCTGATGTAAGAAGACAGCGTGGAGATTTCGGGGAGGCTTTCGAGAGAACTTGTGTAGGGAAAACAGAGGAGCAGAAGCAGAAATGGAGGCAAGCTTTGACTGATGTTGCCAACATAAGCGGCCAGCATTCACATAATTG GGATAGCGAAGCTGCTATGATGTTAAAAATTGCTACAGACGTTACTAACATGTTGAACTCCACACCGTCGAGGGATTTTGATCATTTAGTTGGAATGGAACCTCATATAGCAAAGATGAATTCTTTGTTACGTATGGAATCTAATGAAGTGAGGGTCGTAGGGATTTGGGGTCCTGCAGGAATTGGGAAAAGCACAATTGCTAGAGCGTTATACGATCTAGTTTCCAGCGACTTTCAGCTCAGTGTTTTTATGGAGAATGTCAAAGGAAACTACAGCTCCAAGTTGCAGTTGCAAAAGTATTTTCTTTCTGAAATCCTCAACCTCAAGGATATGAGGATAAATCATTTAGGTGTGGCAAAGGAGAGGCTAAACTCCTGGAAAGTGTttattgttcttgatgatgttgataaaCTAGAGCAACTAGAAGCTGTAGCAAATGAACTTGTGTGGTTTGGCGCTGGAAGTAGGATCATCATGACCACTGAAAACAAAGACCTTTTCAAGAGACATGATATCAAGCATATTTATGAGGTGAGTTTTCCGTCTGGCAATGAAGCTCTGAAAATCTTTTCTCGATCCGCCTTCAAACATGATACTCCTCCGGAAGGATTCATGGAGCTTGCAGTTGGAGTTACACAACTCACTAATCATCTTCCATTAGGACTTTGTGTTTTAGGCTCTTCACTGCGAGGTAAAAGCGAAGTTGAGTGGGCACATGAACTATGTCGCCTAAAATCCAGTCTTCATTGTGACATTGATAAGATATTAAGAATTGGCTATGATAGCTTAGGTGATACTAGTATATGTAAAACTATATTTCTCCATATCGCGTGTTTATTCaatggtgaagaagaggatCGGGTGATTCAGCTTCTTGAAAATAGCATTATGGACGTTAAATATGGACTTGGTGTTCTTGTCGAAAGAGCGCTTGTGTCTATATCAAGTGGCAAACATATCATGATGCACCATTTGCTACAACAAATGGGAAGAGGAATCGCACGAGAAAAAAACGCTGATGAGCCTGGGAAACGTCAATTCCTTATAGACTCTGAGGAGATTCGTGATGTTCTTTCTGATGGCACT GGTACAGGAAGTGTCTTAGGCATATCACTCAACATGTCTGAAAACCGCGAGTTGTTCCTAGAGGAGAAAGCCTTTAGAGGGATGGACAATCTCCAATTTATAAGATTCTATAAACAATGGTGGTCCGACAAGGCCACACTGCATTTACATGAAGATTTGGATTGTTTGCCTCTACCTCGTAAACTCAAGTTACTTCACTGGGAATCATGTCCTATGAAAATTTTGTCATTTCCATTACGTCCAGAATGTCTCATTGAAATCAAGATGAAAGAGAGCAAACTAAAGAAGCTTTGGGAAGGAGTCCCA ATGCTTAGAAGCCTAAAAAAGATGGAATTGAGTGGGTCTACAAGCTTGGAAGAACTTCCTAATCTTTCAGAAGCAGTaaatttggagcatttggataTGAGGGATTGTCACAGTTTGCTCAAGCTTCCTCCCTCTATCTGGACACTTACTATGTTGGATTTCTTAGACCTTCAAGCCTGCAGAAATTTAGAGCCTCTTCCATCAAACTACGCTTTGGAGTCTCTAAGTTACCTCAACGTTAGCTACTGcccaaaactcaaaagttttccaGAGATTTCTAGTGACATTGAACATCTTAATGTGTCCTTTACCATGATACCACAAGTGTCTCCATCTCTTAACCTTTGGGATTTTCTTCATACATTGGATTTGACTGGTTGTGAAAATGTTACAGAGTTTCCACTTGTTCCGCACACGGTCTCTGAGTTACATCTGGATTCAACAGGAATACGAGAAATTCCTCTGTGGATCTCTGATCTCTATAGGCTCACACAATTAACGATGTCATATTGTATGAAGCTGCGTAAGATCTCGCCAAGAATTTGTGAGTTACGAATGCTCCAATTACTTCAGTTTACAGGCTGCATAAATGTAAAATACTTCCCAGCAGAAATCTTCCAGAGCTTCTATTTGTGGCATGAGTTTAATTTGACGTTGGACTACATTGACAAGAACAGCTTACCTACATTTACGTCTGAGGAGACTCACGATTTCCCCTTACACTTGAGTTTGTTTGGGAATGGTTTCGAGAGTATTACACATCATGTTGTACGGCAGGTTCATTACCTTGACCTTACAAACTGCATTGATCTACGATGGCTGCCAGAGCTTCCGGGCTCTCTGTCAGAACTGCACGCAGATAACTGTGTGTCTCTTGAAAGTTTGTCTCCCCCCTATGGCTCATCTCACGACCCAAAGCTCATTCTCAAGTTCATCAACTGTTGGAACCTGGATCAACAAGCGCGTAAACTAATCATTGAGAAATGGGCTTGTGGATATGCGGTCCTACCTCGTAGTAACTTGCCTGACTACTTTCCTCATCAAGCTAGAAGAAGTTTTCTAACTGTTCATTTAAACCGGCGGAAGTCATATGGATCGTTGAGATTTAAGGCTTGCGTTGTGCTCCACCGGAGAGATGAGGTTGATGCTGTGCCTTATAGTAATTTCCAAATATCTTGTTTCATCAGAGGAAGACGCTCTATCACTGTGTATAAATGGCCAGAGATATATGCACATTGTCAGCTTCGAGGAAACCATATGTTTATACTCAACTCTTATTTCACGCTGGAGGAAGACAACATCCCCGAGAGAAAATTGCGTTTTGAGTTCAAATGCTTGGAGAAGAAAAACTATCCGGAAACTAGAACGCCCAATATACTGGGGTGTGGTGTAAAACTCTTAAAGCCTTGTTCCTGTGAATATGACTCGAAAGCTCACCCTGAGCTATCATCTCTTCCACTCGAGGACGATgaaggcaacaacaacaacgttgGAGAGTCAAGTAGAAGCAAGAAACGAGAATGGTCAAGTGTTGCAGAAGGACCTGAGAGGACAAGCAAAAATCTGAGGATTTGA
- the LOC104706096 gene encoding putative disease resistance protein At4g11170 isoform X1, with amino-acid sequence MFASSSTSLLSPSQQRYDVFPSFSGQDVRRNFLSHLLAEFNRKGINTFVDYQIRRTESIGPELVQAIRASRIGIVILTKNYTSSRWCLDELLEIMECRTTTGLKVMPIFYEMNPSDVRRQRGDFGEAFERTCVGKTEEQKQKWRQALTDVANISGQHSHNWNDTSPVRDSEAAMMLKIATDVTNMLNSTPSRDFDHLVGMEPHIAKMNSLLRMESNEVRVVGIWGPAGIGKSTIARALYDLVSSDFQLSVFMENVKGNYSSKLQLQKYFLSEILNLKDMRINHLGVAKERLNSWKVFIVLDDVDKLEQLEAVANELVWFGAGSRIIMTTENKDLFKRHDIKHIYEVSFPSGNEALKIFSRSAFKHDTPPEGFMELAVGVTQLTNHLPLGLCVLGSSLRGKSEVEWAHELCRLKSSLHCDIDKILRIGYDSLGDTSICKTIFLHIACLFNGEEEDRVIQLLENSIMDVKYGLGVLVERALVSISSGKHIMMHHLLQQMGRGIAREKNADEPGKRQFLIDSEEIRDVLSDGTGTGSVLGISLNMSENRELFLEEKAFRGMDNLQFIRFYKQWWSDKATLHLHEDLDCLPLPRKLKLLHWESCPMKILSFPLRPECLIEIKMKESKLKKLWEGVPMLRSLKKMELSGSTSLEELPNLSEAVNLEHLDMRDCHSLLKLPPSIWTLTMLDFLDLQACRNLEPLPSNYALESLSYLNVSYCPKLKSFPEISSDIEHLNVSFTMIPQVSPSLNLWDFLHTLDLTGCENVTEFPLVPHTVSELHLDSTGIREIPLWISDLYRLTQLTMSYCMKLRKISPRICELRMLQLLQFTGCINVKYFPAEIFQSFYLWHEFNLTLDYIDKNSLPTFTSEETHDFPLHLSLFGNGFESITHHVVRQVHYLDLTNCIDLRWLPELPGSLSELHADNCVSLESLSPPYGSSHDPKLILKFINCWNLDQQARKLIIEKWACGYAVLPRSNLPDYFPHQARRSFLTVHLNRRKSYGSLRFKACVVLHRRDEVDAVPYSNFQISCFIRGRRSITVYKWPEIYAHCQLRGNHMFILNSYFTLEEDNIPERKLRFEFKCLEKKNYPETRTPNILGCGVKLLKPCSCEYDSKAHPELSSLPLEDDEGNNNNVGESSRSKKREWSSVAEGPERTSKNLRI; translated from the exons ATGTTTGCTTCTTCGTCTACTTCTTTATTGTCCCCTAGTCAACAGAGATACGATGTCTTTCCAAGCTTCAGTGGTCAAGATGTCCGTCGAAACTTTCTCAGCCACTTGCTCGCTGAATTTAATCGCAAAGGAATCAACACGTTTGTAGATTATCAAATCAGGAGGACCGAGTCCATCGGCCCTGAGCTTGTACAAGCTATAAGAGCATCGAGGATTGGCATCGTCATCCTCACGAAGAACTACACTTCTTCACGTTGGTGTTTAGACGAGTTGTTGGAGATTATGGAATGCAGAACTACTACAGGTCTAAAGGTGATGCCAATTTTCTACGAAATGAATCCATCTGATGTAAGAAGACAGCGTGGAGATTTCGGGGAGGCTTTCGAGAGAACTTGTGTAGGGAAAACAGAGGAGCAGAAGCAGAAATGGAGGCAAGCTTTGACTGATGTTGCCAACATAAGCGGCCAGCATTCACATAATTG GAACGATACTTCTCCTGTCAGGGATAGCGAAGCTGCTATGATGTTAAAAATTGCTACAGACGTTACTAACATGTTGAACTCCACACCGTCGAGGGATTTTGATCATTTAGTTGGAATGGAACCTCATATAGCAAAGATGAATTCTTTGTTACGTATGGAATCTAATGAAGTGAGGGTCGTAGGGATTTGGGGTCCTGCAGGAATTGGGAAAAGCACAATTGCTAGAGCGTTATACGATCTAGTTTCCAGCGACTTTCAGCTCAGTGTTTTTATGGAGAATGTCAAAGGAAACTACAGCTCCAAGTTGCAGTTGCAAAAGTATTTTCTTTCTGAAATCCTCAACCTCAAGGATATGAGGATAAATCATTTAGGTGTGGCAAAGGAGAGGCTAAACTCCTGGAAAGTGTttattgttcttgatgatgttgataaaCTAGAGCAACTAGAAGCTGTAGCAAATGAACTTGTGTGGTTTGGCGCTGGAAGTAGGATCATCATGACCACTGAAAACAAAGACCTTTTCAAGAGACATGATATCAAGCATATTTATGAGGTGAGTTTTCCGTCTGGCAATGAAGCTCTGAAAATCTTTTCTCGATCCGCCTTCAAACATGATACTCCTCCGGAAGGATTCATGGAGCTTGCAGTTGGAGTTACACAACTCACTAATCATCTTCCATTAGGACTTTGTGTTTTAGGCTCTTCACTGCGAGGTAAAAGCGAAGTTGAGTGGGCACATGAACTATGTCGCCTAAAATCCAGTCTTCATTGTGACATTGATAAGATATTAAGAATTGGCTATGATAGCTTAGGTGATACTAGTATATGTAAAACTATATTTCTCCATATCGCGTGTTTATTCaatggtgaagaagaggatCGGGTGATTCAGCTTCTTGAAAATAGCATTATGGACGTTAAATATGGACTTGGTGTTCTTGTCGAAAGAGCGCTTGTGTCTATATCAAGTGGCAAACATATCATGATGCACCATTTGCTACAACAAATGGGAAGAGGAATCGCACGAGAAAAAAACGCTGATGAGCCTGGGAAACGTCAATTCCTTATAGACTCTGAGGAGATTCGTGATGTTCTTTCTGATGGCACT GGTACAGGAAGTGTCTTAGGCATATCACTCAACATGTCTGAAAACCGCGAGTTGTTCCTAGAGGAGAAAGCCTTTAGAGGGATGGACAATCTCCAATTTATAAGATTCTATAAACAATGGTGGTCCGACAAGGCCACACTGCATTTACATGAAGATTTGGATTGTTTGCCTCTACCTCGTAAACTCAAGTTACTTCACTGGGAATCATGTCCTATGAAAATTTTGTCATTTCCATTACGTCCAGAATGTCTCATTGAAATCAAGATGAAAGAGAGCAAACTAAAGAAGCTTTGGGAAGGAGTCCCA ATGCTTAGAAGCCTAAAAAAGATGGAATTGAGTGGGTCTACAAGCTTGGAAGAACTTCCTAATCTTTCAGAAGCAGTaaatttggagcatttggataTGAGGGATTGTCACAGTTTGCTCAAGCTTCCTCCCTCTATCTGGACACTTACTATGTTGGATTTCTTAGACCTTCAAGCCTGCAGAAATTTAGAGCCTCTTCCATCAAACTACGCTTTGGAGTCTCTAAGTTACCTCAACGTTAGCTACTGcccaaaactcaaaagttttccaGAGATTTCTAGTGACATTGAACATCTTAATGTGTCCTTTACCATGATACCACAAGTGTCTCCATCTCTTAACCTTTGGGATTTTCTTCATACATTGGATTTGACTGGTTGTGAAAATGTTACAGAGTTTCCACTTGTTCCGCACACGGTCTCTGAGTTACATCTGGATTCAACAGGAATACGAGAAATTCCTCTGTGGATCTCTGATCTCTATAGGCTCACACAATTAACGATGTCATATTGTATGAAGCTGCGTAAGATCTCGCCAAGAATTTGTGAGTTACGAATGCTCCAATTACTTCAGTTTACAGGCTGCATAAATGTAAAATACTTCCCAGCAGAAATCTTCCAGAGCTTCTATTTGTGGCATGAGTTTAATTTGACGTTGGACTACATTGACAAGAACAGCTTACCTACATTTACGTCTGAGGAGACTCACGATTTCCCCTTACACTTGAGTTTGTTTGGGAATGGTTTCGAGAGTATTACACATCATGTTGTACGGCAGGTTCATTACCTTGACCTTACAAACTGCATTGATCTACGATGGCTGCCAGAGCTTCCGGGCTCTCTGTCAGAACTGCACGCAGATAACTGTGTGTCTCTTGAAAGTTTGTCTCCCCCCTATGGCTCATCTCACGACCCAAAGCTCATTCTCAAGTTCATCAACTGTTGGAACCTGGATCAACAAGCGCGTAAACTAATCATTGAGAAATGGGCTTGTGGATATGCGGTCCTACCTCGTAGTAACTTGCCTGACTACTTTCCTCATCAAGCTAGAAGAAGTTTTCTAACTGTTCATTTAAACCGGCGGAAGTCATATGGATCGTTGAGATTTAAGGCTTGCGTTGTGCTCCACCGGAGAGATGAGGTTGATGCTGTGCCTTATAGTAATTTCCAAATATCTTGTTTCATCAGAGGAAGACGCTCTATCACTGTGTATAAATGGCCAGAGATATATGCACATTGTCAGCTTCGAGGAAACCATATGTTTATACTCAACTCTTATTTCACGCTGGAGGAAGACAACATCCCCGAGAGAAAATTGCGTTTTGAGTTCAAATGCTTGGAGAAGAAAAACTATCCGGAAACTAGAACGCCCAATATACTGGGGTGTGGTGTAAAACTCTTAAAGCCTTGTTCCTGTGAATATGACTCGAAAGCTCACCCTGAGCTATCATCTCTTCCACTCGAGGACGATgaaggcaacaacaacaacgttgGAGAGTCAAGTAGAAGCAAGAAACGAGAATGGTCAAGTGTTGCAGAAGGACCTGAGAGGACAAGCAAAAATCTGAGGATTTGA